The following proteins come from a genomic window of Dermacentor albipictus isolate Rhodes 1998 colony chromosome 8, USDA_Dalb.pri_finalv2, whole genome shotgun sequence:
- the LOC135911564 gene encoding uncharacterized protein isoform X1, with the protein MRQHFDAYLLDPIPEILGGLCETLSSVTDVIGIDLDCNLLQLDTQALCEDKIKLTLPATLNLTECFGQVPFTCIRGKVLTEPLLKGFTVLVACLTRTVINLGLDGSLQELVCYIAELPFILFGKHTSDLGSLTDGLVLALQQSFGIHCSVPNQRK; encoded by the exons ATCCTATTCCTGAGATCCTCGGGGGCCTTTGTGAAACACTTTCCTCTGTTACTGACGTCATTGGAATAGACCTCGACTGCAATTTGCTGCAATTAGACACTCAGGCTCTGTGTGAAGACAAGATAAAGTTAACGCTGCCCGCTACTCTCAATCTAACAGAG TGTTTTGGCCAAGTACCATTTACATGCATCAGGGGAAAAGTTTTGACG GAACCATTGCTGAAAGGATTTACCGTATTGGTAGCG TGCCTAACGCGTACCGTTATAAACCTGGGCTTAGATGGGTCGCTGCAAGAATTGGTCTGCTATATTGCAGAACTTCCATTCATCTTGTTTGGGAAGCACACAAGTGATCTCGGAAGTTTGACCGACGGCCTTGTCCTCGCTCTTCAACAAAGCTTCGGCATTCATTGCAGCGTGCCGAACCagagaaaataa
- the LOC135911564 gene encoding uncharacterized protein isoform X3 — protein MRQHFDAYLLDPIPEILGGLCETLSSVTDVIGIDLDCNLLQLDTQALCEDKIKLTLPATLNLTECFGQVPFTCIRGKVLTEPLLKGFTVLVAIPVSVIRCPPAARI, from the exons ATCCTATTCCTGAGATCCTCGGGGGCCTTTGTGAAACACTTTCCTCTGTTACTGACGTCATTGGAATAGACCTCGACTGCAATTTGCTGCAATTAGACACTCAGGCTCTGTGTGAAGACAAGATAAAGTTAACGCTGCCCGCTACTCTCAATCTAACAGAG TGTTTTGGCCAAGTACCATTTACATGCATCAGGGGAAAAGTTTTGACG GAACCATTGCTGAAAGGATTTACCGTATTGGTAGCG ATTCCAGTCAGTgttatcaggtgtcctccagctgcccGAATATGA
- the LOC135911564 gene encoding uncharacterized protein isoform X2, whose protein sequence is MRQHFDAYLLDPIPEILGGLCETLSSVTDVIGIDLDCNLLQLDTQALCEDKIKLTLPATLNLTECFGQVPFTCIRGKVLTEPLLKGFTVLVANFHSSCLGSTQVISEV, encoded by the exons ATCCTATTCCTGAGATCCTCGGGGGCCTTTGTGAAACACTTTCCTCTGTTACTGACGTCATTGGAATAGACCTCGACTGCAATTTGCTGCAATTAGACACTCAGGCTCTGTGTGAAGACAAGATAAAGTTAACGCTGCCCGCTACTCTCAATCTAACAGAG TGTTTTGGCCAAGTACCATTTACATGCATCAGGGGAAAAGTTTTGACG GAACCATTGCTGAAAGGATTTACCGTATTGGTAGCG AACTTCCATTCATCTTGTTTGGGAAGCACACAAGTGATCTCGGAAGTTTGA